The Macrobrachium nipponense isolate FS-2020 chromosome 1, ASM1510439v2, whole genome shotgun sequence genome includes a window with the following:
- the LOC135218990 gene encoding coiled-coil domain-containing protein 177-like: protein MEEKKTLGGKRRGKLLEEGGEENSLETEERKTLGRRSRTKLLGDRGEENSWKTERKTLGRRRRGKLLRDGGEENSWKTEERKTLERRRRGKLLEGRGEENFWKTEERKTLGRRRGKLLEEGEENSWKRERKTLGRRRRGKLLGDGGEENLEKGGEENFWEMEERKTLGRRRRGKLRNRMRGKLWEMRKENLGRQRGGKLRKRRRGKLLEDRGEENIEKGGEENSWEMEERENSWKTEERKT from the coding sequence ATGGAGGAGAAGAAAACTCTtggaggaaagaggagaggaaaactcttggaggaaggaggagaggaaaacTCTTTGGAGACAGAGGAAAGGAAAACTCTTGGAAGAAGGAGTAGAACAAAACTTTTGGGAGACAGAGGAGAGGAAAACTCTTGGAAGACGGAGAGGAAAACTCTTGGAAGACGGAGAAGAGGAAAACTCTTGAGAGATGGAGGAGAGGAAAACTCTTGGAAGACGGAGGAGAGGAAAACTCTTGAGAGACGGAGGAgaggaaaactcttggaaggcAGAGGAGAAGAAAACTTTTGGAAGACGGAGGAGAGGAAAACTCTTGGAAGACGGAGAGGAAAACTCttggaagaaggagaggaaaactcttggaagagagagaggaaaactcttggaagaaggaggagaggaaaacTCTTGGGAGACGGAGGAGAGGAAAACTTAGAAAAAGGAGGAGAGGAAAACTTTTGGGAGATGGAGGAGAGGAAAACTCTTGGAAGACGGAGGAGAGGAAAACTTAGAAACAGGATGAGAGGAAAACTCTGGGAGATGAGGAAGGAAAATCTTGGAAGACAGAGGGGAGGAAAACTTAGAAAAAGGAGGAGAGGAAAACTCTTGGAAGACAGAGGAGAGGAAAACATAGAAAAAGGAGGAGAGGAAAACTCTTGGGAGATGGAGGAGAGGGAAAACTCTTGGAAGACGGAGGAGAGGAAAACTTAG